The nucleotide window TATAAATGAAATTGCTTTAATGGCAATTGGATTCGGTATGGGCTTAATAGTGAATATGTATATGCCAGATATTAGTAAGGAACTAAATAATCATCGTGAAAAAATCGAACATTTATACAAAAAAATACTAGCAGAAATTGCCAGTTATTTACGAAATGGCGATACGATGTGGGATGGGAAGGAACTAATTGAAGCGGCAAAGGTGCTGGATGCTGCAAAGGCACTCGCATTCCAAGATGTACAAAATCACTTAACGCGTAAAGATAATATTTATTATGTGTATTTTGATATGCGTGAAAAGCAGCTAGAAATAATTGAGCGTGTACTACCGAAAATTACTGCTTTGCCTGTAATGACCGAACAAGCACCATTAATAGCGGCTTTTTTAGAAGATGTAAGTGAGCATGTTCACTCTGGCAATACCGCCAATCATTTCTTAGAGAAGTTGGACAACGTAAAAGACGAGTTTGCAAAGATGCCATTGCCTAAAGATCATGAAACCTTTTTAGCGATGGCAGCGATGTATCAGTTTATTGAAGAGATGGATGAATATCTAGTAATTAAACAATCGTTTAGAGGATTTAGAGGATTGAAATAAAAAACGGATGTTAAAATTTAACATCCGCTACATGATTGCTGCGACACCCATTGCAACAGTTGAGATTAACATAATCACAACCATTGAGTAAACGACTATTTTCTGAAACTTTTTGTTGCTCATTTTTTTCGCTCCTTCATGGTGAACTAGTACTAGTTTATCAAATCTCAAGGAATTCTCAAGTACATTTTACTTCTGAAAGGCATGTCTATTTACCAAAGGAAGCAAAATGTCTCCGACGGATGTCACAAATTCGGTAAAAGCATTTTGTAAAAGCCCAAAGCCGTATTCGGACCTGGATTTTTGCCTTAGCAAAATATTCGTACATTTTCGAAATTATTAAATTTTTATTAGGGGAGTCATAATCGTGGAAAAAGTAGATCACATTGGTATCGCAGTCCGCAATATAGAAGAACGGATTACATACTACACAGAAACGTTAGGCTTAAAATTGTTAAAAGTAGAAGAAGTAGAGTCACAGCAAGTGAAGGTAGCATTTATTGATGCTGGTAACGTGAAAATTGAACTATTAGAGCCAATGAGTGAAAAAAGTGCAATTCATGGCTTTTTAGAAAAACGAGGAGAAGGTATTCACCATGTTGCATTTGGCGTAACGGGGATTCGTGAGCGCATGGCAGAACTTCGTGAAAAGGGTGTTCGTTTATTATCTGACGAGCCAGGTCCTGGGGCTGGTGGTGCGGAAGTAGCGTTTTTACATCCAAAGGACTCGTATGGTGTACTTTATGAATTATGTGATAAAAGCAAAAAAGGGGACAAATAATAATGACAGTTACAATGGATATGTTTGACAAAATCAATGAGCTTTATGATCGTAAGGAATTAATCCAACTAGGTGGTGGCGATTCACGAATTGAAAAGCAACATGAAAAGGGTAAAATGACAGCTCGTGAGCGTATCGAAATGTTATTAGATGAAGGTACATTCGTTGAAATTAACCCATTCATCACACACCGTACTGTAGACTTTGGTATGGAAAAATTAGAAGGACCTGGTGATGGTGTTGTCACTGGTTTTGGTAAAATTAATGGTCGTAACATTTACTTATTCGCTCAGGACTTCACTGTATTTGGTGGTGCACTTGGGGAAATGCACGCCAAAAAAATTGCAGCAGTCATGGATTTAGCAGCTAAAAACGGAACACCATTTATCGGAATTAACGATTCTGGCGGTGCACGTATTCAAGAAGGCGTACTTTCATTAGACGGCTATGGTCATATTTTCTATCGTAACTCGATTTACTCTGGTGTGATTCCACAAATCTCAGTTATTATGGGGCCATGTGCAGGCGGCGCGGTATATTCACCAGCAATTACAGACTTTATTTTAATGGTCGACAAAACATCTCAAATGTTCATCACTGGACCAAAAGTTATTGAAACCGTAACAGGTGAAAAGATTTCTTCTGAAGGCTTAGGTGGGTCAAAAGTGCATAATGCTATTTCGGGTAATGCACACTTCCGCGCTGAAAACGAAGAGGCGGCAATTGCTCAAATTCAGCAATTACTTTCTTACCTACCACAAAACAACAAAGAAAAAGCACCGAAGCAACTAGCTCCAGAAGGCGACAACTACCGTTCAGAGTTAGTGGATGTTGTGCCAATCGACCAAACAAAATCTTATGATGTGCGTAAAGTTGTAGAACAAGTAGTAGATGAAGGCTCGTTCATGGAAGTTCAAAAAGAGTTTGCGAAAAACATCGTAGTAGGATTTGCTCGTATTGCTGGAGAATCAGTTGGATTAGTTTGTAACCAACCGAAATTCCTAGCAGGTGGACTTGATATCGACTCTTCTGACAAGCTAGCACGTTTCGTACGTACATGTGATGCATTTAACGTACCTGTAATTACATTTGAGGATGTATCTGGATTCTTCCCAGGAGTTAAGCAGGAGCATGGTGGTATTATCCGTCACGGTGCAAAAATCCTTTATGCTTATTCAGAAGCAACTGTACCGAAAATTACAGTTATTTTACGAAAAGCATATGGTGGGGCATATGTTGCGTTAAACTCAAAAGCAATTGGTGCTGACTTAGTATTTGCATGGCCGAACGCTGAAATCGCGGTAATGGGTGCAGCAGGTGCAGCAAACATTATCCATGCAGGTGAAATTGCAAAATCAGCAGATCCAGAAGCAACACGTGCCGCCAAAATTGAAGAATACAAAGAAAAATTCGCAAACCCTTATGTGGCAGCATCACGTGGTATGGTAGATGATGTAATCGACCCACGTGAAACACGTATTAAATTAATTCAAGCATTAGATATGCTATCAACAAAGCAGGAAGATCGCCCATACAAAAAACACGGCAATATTCCACTTTGATTTTTACAAGGCGTACAGTAAGGAATACTTATTGTACGCTTTTTCTGCCTAGTATGGATTCAATCTAAAAAGAAAGTAGGAAAAGTTATGATTCCTTCTGTATATGACCAAGTGAACAGTTTTAGTAAATATGATGAATTCTTTTTAGCGCTTTTAGAACGAATAAATGTAAAAAAGTTGGCTGATTTAGGATGTGGTACTGGTCGTTTAACAAGGTATTTTGCCGAAGCGGGTTATCAAATTACAGCCGTTGATCCAAATGAAGAAGCAATAGAAATTGCAAAAACAAAAGGATTTGACGAACAGGTGGAATGGGTTGTTGGTGATAGTACGTATTTACAATCGAATAGCTTTGATACTGTTATTATGACAGCCAACGTTGCACAAGTATTTCTGACCGATGAAAGCTGGGAAAAAGTAATCTTTGATGTCTATAATTCTCTAAAGCCGGGAGGACACTTTATATTTGATACTCGGAACCCCCTTACAAAAGTTTGGGAAAGCTGGCAGCTTGATACGACACCAGATTACGTAGTAGATGAAAAAAGTGGGGAATCTCTAAAAATACTTACTCACTATGAAGACTATGTAGATGGGGTCTTTACCTTCTATGAAACCGTAAAAAATGCTACTACAAATGAGATTTTAGACCAAGTTAAAATGCAGTTAAAATTTCGAACAGAAGAAGCATTACATCATTCATTAACTCAAGTTGGGTTTTCAGACATTGTAAACTATGGAGATGCGCAGTTTGAACGCGCAACAAACACATCAAATTCATTCATTTTTCATTGTATAAAATAATCGCCTAACATTAAAAAACAGCCTTTATGCATAAGAAAGGCTGTTTTTACTATGCTTGTTACATATCTAAAGTTTGATTTGTACTACTATTGGAATTTGCATGGTCTTCATTACCAACTATTTTTTTCACCATGTTTACAACTGATTTTATAGTTGCACCTGTATCCCAATATTCTGCTGAATCGATATGAACTTTAATTAATGTAAGGTTAGGGTCTGTATAGTCCATGCCAAACATCTTTTCATATGCTTTATTCCAATATTTCTTCTTTCGCTCTATATCGTCAACAATTTCCGCATTACCACTTAATGAGGCGTAGGATTTGTCGGCAATAATAACGTTAACTTCATCGTTATGCTTAATTTCATCATATTTCTCGGTATTTTTGGCTGTTAAAAACCATAAATCCCCATCAAATTCTACTTCCTGTAGTTGCATAGGGCGAGACACTAGTTTCCCTTCGTCATTAATAGTAACAAGCATTGCTACCTTTGCATTTTCAATAATTTTTTTTAATGTTTCAAAGGCGGCTGAATTTGATTCATGATTCATTGTGGATCACTCCTTTTCTATTCAACTATTTCACGAATGGGGAATATTTAAACATGGAATTTATATACGGTCTATGATTTTCCTGTATTAATCGTTTCTTATGCATAATAAAAATCCCGACTAGGAAAACTATCGGGATGCTGAACTATGATTTCATTAATTTTTTTTATTTTTACAATGTAGTGCAGCTAAATAGCCAAACGTCATACCCGGTCCTAACGTGGCACCTGGTCCTGGGTAAGATTGTCCCATAATCGAAGCTGAGCAGTTTCCACATGCATACACACCCTCAATCGCTGTTCCATCCTCCCGTATAACCTGTGCGTCCTTATCAATGACGACACCACCTTTTGTCCCAATATCACCGGGATACACTTTTAATGCATAAAACGGAGGATGATTTAATTCGAGTAAGTTTGGATTATTTAATGTTGGGTCGCCATAATACGTATCATGAGGCGTTTCCCCTCGATGGAAATCTAAATCTTTCCCATTTCGTGCAAATTCATTGAAGCGCTCGATTGTTTTTACTAGATTGCCTGCAGGTATGTTTAATTTTTCTTCCAGTTCACTTACGGTTTGCGCGGTATAGACGATTTGGTGTTCGTAATATGGCTTAGGGAAGTCCTGCATTGGGAACAGTCCAGCAAAAAGATAGCGTTTTTTCGTTCGAGCATCTAAAATAATCCAGGATGTAATGGCTTTTCCACCTGTTTTTTCGTTATGCTCATACATTTTATCGACAAATTCATGGTAAGGGGTTGGTTCATTAACATAACGATTTCCATTTTGATCCGTAATAATCATATTCGGAATCCCACGATCCGCTACTAAGAAAAATGGTCTTCCTTCATGGTCGATAATCGACGGAGCACCCCATACCCGGTCCATTAAGCCAAATTTTGCATCAAGTTTTTCAAATGGAGAAATAATATCACCTGTTTGACCAACAGGGGAGCTTGTCCATTCCGTCTTCTGCGGAGCAGGTAAAAAACGTTCACGAAGCTTTTGATTTCTGGAGAAACCACCTGAGCTAAAAATAACCCCGTTAGTCGCTTTAATCAAAATTTCCTTCCCATCTTTGATCGCTTTAATTCCAGTGACCTTATCCTCTTCGTAAACAAAATCAACGAACGGCGTTTCAATCCAAAGCTCACCATTTAATTCCTTATATGTTAAGGCCAACCGAGCAATTAGTGCTTGTCCTAATGCTGCATAATTCCTTTTTAGTAATAAGTGCTTGACTAGTCTCCAGCCTAATGTTAGGGATCGTGCTTTACCCGCCATCGTTCGTGTAATCATATTTACCTTTACAAAATCCTGTCCGGTCATGACGAAACCTTTTGTATCAATCGTCGGTTTAAGCAATAAATTCTTCCAATCGCCTAATTTATTTAGATCAATTATGAGAGGCTCAATGGAACGACCAGTTCCTTTCCCACCTGCTAAAGTAGGATAATAATCTGAATAATTTTTTGCGTAAGAAAAGCGCATGTGTTGACTTAAATCATGCATATAATCAAGCATTTCCACGCCTTTTTTTAAGTAGGTTTCCTTTATGTCATCGCTTACAATATTTCCAACTGTTGCATCTAAATACTTTTTTGCCTCTTCATAGGAATCAAAAACACCGGCCTCTACTAAATAACGATTGTTAGGAATCCACACCCCACCTCCAGATAGGGCGGATGCACCACCAAAATGCTTTTCTTTTTCGATTAAAAGGGTGGTTAAACCTTCATTTTTAGCGGTAATTGCCGCTGCAAACCCTGATGCTCCTGAACCGATAACTACGACGTCATATTCATAATTCCAACGCATTATTTATGACCTCCTTCTTGAATAATAAATTTCCATTTTTTTAAAGCTATCGCAACTATCATATTATTCAACTAGTTAATTCATGCTCTTTTTCTCAAAAGTGTTTCAATATTTTAACGGACAGTTGCACAATTATTGCGTTGGAAATAAAAAAATGCGCCCCTTTTTTGAACGCATAATAGTTATAGAAAAGCTGTATTTAGTAGTTGTTAATCCGTCACATTGGAAACTTTCCATGCAACGTTTGCTTTCTTCGGTTCCTTATCCAGCGGGTAATCGTGTTGCGCAATAATAAAGATGCCACCTTGTTCAATGCCGTGTCCATAATGTCTCATCTCTTCGGAAGAGAGATTCATATTACGTAAACTGATTTCATAAATATTTTGATTTAGTAAGATACTAAGCAATTGATCGAGAAAGTTACCTGCTACATGAATGTGAATATCTGTATTCATTTTTATTGATTGCAATGGGCGAATGTCCTTTGAAAAAATGTGAATGTCAAACTCAGAAAAGCCATGCCCCCTGATGATGTTTAGTTTTTCGATCGCTTCTTCAATAGAAAACACAAATGCAATTTCACGTCGATATTCCATTTTTTTCACATCCTTATATGCTTTTAATCATTTTAATGGATTTTAAAGGGATTGGGTAGTTAATCGAAGTACGCTCCATGGTAAAATAAAGGAAAAACCGTATGGAGGATAAGAATGTTTTTAAAATCTGTAAGGCTAAAGAAAGATCAAATTTTAAACTATGTGGATTATCCATTTTCCATCCCCTTTGTAAGGAGTATGGAGGAGCTTAATTTAGATGCGGCAGTTACGTTTTTTGTTGGTGAAAATGGTGCAGGTAAATCGACATTACTCGAAGCAATTGCTGAAAATATCGGCTTTAATCCAGCGGGAGGGAGTACACAAAATTTCCGAGCTTATGAAGTACATAAATCTGATTCGGCCCTTGGGGACTACGTAAAGCTATCTTGGTGGCCAAAAGTAACGAACGGCTTTTTTCTCCGAGCAGAAACTTTTTATCAATTTGCCTCTCACATTGATGAGGTGGACTTAACCGGTTATAAAGCATATGGAGGTAAGTCACTACATCATCAGTCTCACGGGGAATCTTTTTTTTCTTTATTTCAACACCGTTTTAATGGCAATGCGATTTATTTGCTAGACGAGCCAGAAGCAGCACTTTCTCCAATGCGTCAGCTTGCATTTTTAACACTGATCCATGACTTAGTAAAGGAGGAGAATGTACAGTTTATTATCGCTACTCATTCACCGATATTACTTGGTTATCCTGATGCAGTCATTTACCAATTTGATGAGCGAGGCATTGAACAAGTGACCTATGAACAAACCGAGCATTATCAAGTAACTTCTTATTTTTTACAGCACCGAGATAAAATGCTTAAGGAGTTATTTGAAGAATAATAACTATAAATTTAGAAAATTTCGAATCAAATTCCACGCTCCACTCGTATATCTGTATAAAGGGGGCGTTAGCACATGGGAAATTATTCGTTAAGTGAATTTGTAAAAACTACCCAGCAAGATCAGATGGAGAATGACTTTTTTGAGTTAGAAACGGAGCGCGTGCTTGAGGTGAACTTAAACGGTGAAGTATGGGCAAAAATGGGTTCTATGATTGCCTATGTAGGAAATATTAAATTTGAACGTGAGCGGATGCTCGAGCATGGGATGTCGAAAATGTTCAAGAAGGCATTAACTGGTGAAGGGACATCTTTAATGCGTGCGAAGGGGGAAGGACGCCTTTATTTAGCTGACCAAGGAAAAAAGGTTACTATTTTTGAGTTGTATAACGAAAGTCTTTGTGTAAACGGAAATGATTTACTCGCCTTTGAAAAGTCGATTGATTGGGATATTAAGCTCATGCGGAAAATGGCAGGGATACTATCAGGCGGTTTATTTAATGTAACGCTTAAAGGGAAAGGTAAAGTGGCGATTACAACTCATTTTGAGCCATTAACATTACTCGTAGAGCCTGGGGAACCGGTATATACCGATCCAAATGCAACGGTTGCATGGAGCGGCAATTTACAGCCTGAATTTGTAACGGATATTACGTTTCGTACTTTAATTGGTAGAGGCAGTAGTGAATCAATTCAAATGGCTTTTTCGGGTGAAGGGTTTGTCATCATTCAACCGTTTGAAGAAGTTTATTTTGAAAAAAGTTGATTTACAAAAGAGCCTAAATTAGTGGATTGACTAGTCGGAATATTTTGTGTGAAAGAGGTGTTATCATTGGAATGGCAACAATTACAGGCGCAAACGGAAAGCTATCGATTACAATTAATGGAGGCTGAAAAATTAAAGACGAAAAAAGAGACGGTGGAACGTTTAATCGTTCATGCTGAGCGTGACATTGAACGTTACCAGCTTGATATAAAATACGCTCAAAAAGAATTAAATAAGCTTGAGGGCTTTTCATTTGTGAATTTATTTCGAGAATGGACAGGAAAGAAAGATGCATTAATTGAACAACAGTTAGATGTTGTGGCAGTAAAAGAATTAAAACTTGTGGAAGCTCAATTAACTTTAGAGGATTTACAGGATGATTTAGTTGATATACTCCAAAAGCTTAATGCGATTCATGAGCCTTTCGTCGAACAAGAGTTGAAGCGTATCGAAAATAAAAAGCAATTTTATGTTATGCAACATGCGCCACAATTAGCGGAAAAGTTAACTGCTATTGCTGAACAGGAGCTGTTATTTAAACAGCTCATTAAGGAGATTCATGAAGCAATTGAAGCAGGACGCATCGCTTTAAGTGCGTTAACCGATGCTGGCTACGCACTGCATGAGGCAGAATCCTATTCCACATGGGATACATTTTTAGGGGGAGGCTTCATGGTAACAGCGTTGAAGCAAGGGAAATTGGACGAATCCAATGGTTATTTGCATCGTGCGCAAATGGCCTTGCAACGTTTTAGTAATGAACTATTGGACATAAAGGAAATACGTCACGGAGCTTTGCAAATTGATATAGATGGATTTGTGAAGTTTACCGATTATTTCTTCGATAATATTTTCACTGATTGGTCAATTCACTCGAAAATTTTAACATCAATTAATCAAATTTCAAGAGTTCAAGACGATGTTAATAATACAATCCAAGAGCTGCAACAAAAACTAAGTCTTACATTACGTAAGGAGAAGGAATTAGTAAAAGAAAAAGAAGAAATTTTAGGAGCAAATGACATTTCATTGTTTTTTCAAAAATAGAGGAGTAAAATAAA belongs to Solibacillus sp. FSL R7-0682 and includes:
- a CDS encoding aromatic acid exporter family protein, with the protein product MKKFSIGYRTLKTALGTSIAIAIASYFDLQFFTAAGILTILCIQPTKRKSVHAVYTRIISSLVGMTYAFIFFEIFGYSPIVLGIVLLLFIPTIVSLGVAEGFVSSAVIMMHIFLTANFTVDLFINEIALMAIGFGMGLIVNMYMPDISKELNNHREKIEHLYKKILAEIASYLRNGDTMWDGKELIEAAKVLDAAKALAFQDVQNHLTRKDNIYYVYFDMREKQLEIIERVLPKITALPVMTEQAPLIAAFLEDVSEHVHSGNTANHFLEKLDNVKDEFAKMPLPKDHETFLAMAAMYQFIEEMDEYLVIKQSFRGFRGLK
- the prli42 gene encoding stressosome-associated protein Prli42 — encoded protein: MSNKKFQKIVVYSMVVIMLISTVAMGVAAIM
- the mce gene encoding methylmalonyl-CoA epimerase, translating into MEKVDHIGIAVRNIEERITYYTETLGLKLLKVEEVESQQVKVAFIDAGNVKIELLEPMSEKSAIHGFLEKRGEGIHHVAFGVTGIRERMAELREKGVRLLSDEPGPGAGGAEVAFLHPKDSYGVLYELCDKSKKGDK
- a CDS encoding acyl-CoA carboxylase subunit beta — translated: MDMFDKINELYDRKELIQLGGGDSRIEKQHEKGKMTARERIEMLLDEGTFVEINPFITHRTVDFGMEKLEGPGDGVVTGFGKINGRNIYLFAQDFTVFGGALGEMHAKKIAAVMDLAAKNGTPFIGINDSGGARIQEGVLSLDGYGHIFYRNSIYSGVIPQISVIMGPCAGGAVYSPAITDFILMVDKTSQMFITGPKVIETVTGEKISSEGLGGSKVHNAISGNAHFRAENEEAAIAQIQQLLSYLPQNNKEKAPKQLAPEGDNYRSELVDVVPIDQTKSYDVRKVVEQVVDEGSFMEVQKEFAKNIVVGFARIAGESVGLVCNQPKFLAGGLDIDSSDKLARFVRTCDAFNVPVITFEDVSGFFPGVKQEHGGIIRHGAKILYAYSEATVPKITVILRKAYGGAYVALNSKAIGADLVFAWPNAEIAVMGAAGAANIIHAGEIAKSADPEATRAAKIEEYKEKFANPYVAASRGMVDDVIDPRETRIKLIQALDMLSTKQEDRPYKKHGNIPL
- a CDS encoding class I SAM-dependent methyltransferase; its protein translation is MIPSVYDQVNSFSKYDEFFLALLERINVKKLADLGCGTGRLTRYFAEAGYQITAVDPNEEAIEIAKTKGFDEQVEWVVGDSTYLQSNSFDTVIMTANVAQVFLTDESWEKVIFDVYNSLKPGGHFIFDTRNPLTKVWESWQLDTTPDYVVDEKSGESLKILTHYEDYVDGVFTFYETVKNATTNEILDQVKMQLKFRTEEALHHSLTQVGFSDIVNYGDAQFERATNTSNSFIFHCIK
- a CDS encoding pyridoxamine 5'-phosphate oxidase family protein; protein product: MNHESNSAAFETLKKIIENAKVAMLVTINDEGKLVSRPMQLQEVEFDGDLWFLTAKNTEKYDEIKHNDEVNVIIADKSYASLSGNAEIVDDIERKKKYWNKAYEKMFGMDYTDPNLTLIKVHIDSAEYWDTGATIKSVVNMVKKIVGNEDHANSNSSTNQTLDM
- a CDS encoding FAD-dependent oxidoreductase, which encodes MRWNYEYDVVVIGSGASGFAAAITAKNEGLTTLLIEKEKHFGGASALSGGGVWIPNNRYLVEAGVFDSYEEAKKYLDATVGNIVSDDIKETYLKKGVEMLDYMHDLSQHMRFSYAKNYSDYYPTLAGGKGTGRSIEPLIIDLNKLGDWKNLLLKPTIDTKGFVMTGQDFVKVNMITRTMAGKARSLTLGWRLVKHLLLKRNYAALGQALIARLALTYKELNGELWIETPFVDFVYEEDKVTGIKAIKDGKEILIKATNGVIFSSGGFSRNQKLRERFLPAPQKTEWTSSPVGQTGDIISPFEKLDAKFGLMDRVWGAPSIIDHEGRPFFLVADRGIPNMIITDQNGNRYVNEPTPYHEFVDKMYEHNEKTGGKAITSWIILDARTKKRYLFAGLFPMQDFPKPYYEHQIVYTAQTVSELEEKLNIPAGNLVKTIERFNEFARNGKDLDFHRGETPHDTYYGDPTLNNPNLLELNHPPFYALKVYPGDIGTKGGVVIDKDAQVIREDGTAIEGVYACGNCSASIMGQSYPGPGATLGPGMTFGYLAALHCKNKKN
- a CDS encoding general stress protein, with the translated sequence MEYRREIAFVFSIEEAIEKLNIIRGHGFSEFDIHIFSKDIRPLQSIKMNTDIHIHVAGNFLDQLLSILLNQNIYEISLRNMNLSSEEMRHYGHGIEQGGIFIIAQHDYPLDKEPKKANVAWKVSNVTD
- a CDS encoding AAA family ATPase, which gives rise to MFLKSVRLKKDQILNYVDYPFSIPFVRSMEELNLDAAVTFFVGENGAGKSTLLEAIAENIGFNPAGGSTQNFRAYEVHKSDSALGDYVKLSWWPKVTNGFFLRAETFYQFASHIDEVDLTGYKAYGGKSLHHQSHGESFFSLFQHRFNGNAIYLLDEPEAALSPMRQLAFLTLIHDLVKEENVQFIIATHSPILLGYPDAVIYQFDERGIEQVTYEQTEHYQVTSYFLQHRDKMLKELFEE
- a CDS encoding AIM24 family protein; its protein translation is MGNYSLSEFVKTTQQDQMENDFFELETERVLEVNLNGEVWAKMGSMIAYVGNIKFERERMLEHGMSKMFKKALTGEGTSLMRAKGEGRLYLADQGKKVTIFELYNESLCVNGNDLLAFEKSIDWDIKLMRKMAGILSGGLFNVTLKGKGKVAITTHFEPLTLLVEPGEPVYTDPNATVAWSGNLQPEFVTDITFRTLIGRGSSESIQMAFSGEGFVIIQPFEEVYFEKS